GGCTTATAAAATATCTTCCAGATATATTTGAATTAACTCTTTTTAACGCATTAAAGCTTGATTCAGGGGCTCGCTATGCGTTTTTAACAATCGGCAGATATATGTTTTTTATTATAGGCTTGATACTTTCCCTTTCCATGATAAAAGTCGATCTTTCTCAAGTCGGAATGCTTGTGGCAGCTATAAGTGTTGGTATAGGTTTCGGACTTCAGGAAATAGTTGCAAATTTTATAAGCGGTATAATCCTATTAGTTGAAAGGCCTATTAGAGTTGGAGATAGAATAACGATCGGGGAATCTTCTGGAGACATTACCCATATAAATATAAGATCAACAACTGTCCGTAACTTTGATCAACAGGAAATTCTTGTTCCGAATAAAGATTTTATAACTAAAGAAGTTATAAACTGGACTTTGAGCGATAGAATTATTAGAGTAGTTGTAACCATAGGGGTCGCTTACGGTAGTGATGTTGATAAAGTAAGGGATATTCTCGTTAAAATCGCTAAAAATCAAAGAGAGATTTTAAAAAAACCTGAGCCGGAAATTCTTTTTCTTAGCCATGGAGAAAGTTCCCTTGATTTTGATCTTCGTGTTTATATTGCTAATCCTCGAATAAGGCTATCAATGATTGACAAGCTGAATACTCTTATCAACAAAGAATTTAAAGCTAATAATATCGAAATTCCATTTCCGCAAAGAGATATTCATATAAAGGAGTTGATATAGAAAAATTTTTCGATTTGAGGTTGGAAGGGGGAGCGGAGTGAAGAATTAGCGGAGTTCAGAAAACAACACTTAACTTATGCGCCAACCTTTTTTTATTGTCAAGCTCTTACTTTAACGTTTTTATCGATATTTCAGTGATTTTTTATTCAAAACTTATCCCACAAAGCTCATCTATGGATAAAAAATATAATTTATCATTTTGGATTATTTCATTACGGCATAATGCCATTTTATAGTTAATATCAATTTCGTATTGTTTAAAATAATAATTTTTATAATCATTGTTTTTTAAGGATATTTTTCCATCGTCATTAATTAAAATAGTAAAATTATCAAGGGGAATACTAAATCCTTTTCCTATTGCTTTTATGTAGCTTTCTTTTAATGTCCATAAATCAAAGAAAGTATAAATTCTGTTTTTTTCTGTTTTAGACATAATAAAATCATATTCTTCTTTTGAAAAAAATCTGTTAGCTATTGCTAAGTCTATGGGTTTTATTTCTTCTATATCTATTCCAACGGTATTATTACTGAAAGCACTGACCACCCATTTTCCAGAATGAGATAAATTAAAATAAAAGTCTGGAAAATTTTTTAAAAAAGGTTTCCCATACTTTGTGTTTTCAAATGAAATTTCATCATTTCTGATTTTTAATTTTTGAATTATTATGCTTCTAAGTAATACTTCAGCAATAAGAGACTTTTGAGAATCCTCTTTTTTCAAAAATTTTTTAACCCTTCTTTGTCTATCTAATGATACAAATTTTAGTAGGGCATTAAATTTTTTTTCGTCAATTAAATTTTCTTGATTTACAGCATAAATTTCTATCATTTTTTACTTTATTCCTGATGTGCAGTTATAATAAAATTGACTAAAAAACATAAAAATAATAATGGTTAAAATGATAAAAACATAAAAAGACAAGAAAAAAAATAGAAAAAAGAGGATAAATATTATGGACGTAAAACAATTTAGGTATGCTGCAGATAATTTTTCTTACATTATTTATAAAGGGAAAAGAGCTGTTGTTATTGA
This is a stretch of genomic DNA from Desulfobacterales bacterium. It encodes these proteins:
- a CDS encoding 4'-phosphopantetheinyl transferase superfamily protein, with the protein product MIEIYAVNQENLIDEKKFNALLKFVSLDRQRRVKKFLKKEDSQKSLIAEVLLRSIIIQKLKIRNDEISFENTKYGKPFLKNFPDFYFNLSHSGKWVVSAFSNNTVGIDIEEIKPIDLAIANRFFSKEEYDFIMSKTEKNRIYTFFDLWTLKESYIKAIGKGFSIPLDNFTILINDDGKISLKNNDYKNYYFKQYEIDINYKMALCRNEIIQNDKLYFLSIDELCGISFE